A genomic window from Blastococcus saxobsidens DD2 includes:
- a CDS encoding C40 family peptidase, protein MATPLRTTARRTVRRAGVALVGTIGILLGTVPVSAAPGSPGTSAEAARLVAERGHQLEIVTEQFNEAQDTLAAQQAAAAGAAAELEKATATLAQAQQSVRGIARSAFTGEGLGSFQALLTSESADEFVNRVAILETIAGHQNGVLQQAAQANVAAAQAQAAAQQAAAQAQATYDTALGQQAELEQQIADYRAQFERLSAAERQAVLAAHHPAEPSAAESSAAEPPAEPERASRSERQAPDPSAPVVAGSGAVQVAVDTALAQRGKPYVWAATGPGSFDCSGLVQYAYRAAGISLPRASRNQASMGTQVSRAEARPGDLVAFYSPVSHIGIYLGNGQMVHAPTSGDVVKIASVDGMGATPKFNRIAG, encoded by the coding sequence ATGGCGACCCCCCTGCGCACCACCGCCCGCCGCACCGTCCGGCGGGCCGGTGTGGCTCTCGTCGGCACCATCGGCATCCTGCTCGGCACGGTGCCCGTCTCCGCGGCGCCCGGCTCGCCGGGCACCTCCGCCGAGGCGGCCCGGCTGGTCGCCGAGCGCGGCCACCAGCTCGAAATCGTCACCGAGCAGTTCAACGAGGCCCAGGACACCCTCGCGGCGCAGCAGGCGGCCGCGGCGGGCGCCGCCGCCGAGCTGGAGAAGGCCACGGCGACCCTGGCGCAGGCGCAGCAGTCGGTCCGCGGCATCGCGCGGAGCGCCTTCACCGGCGAGGGCCTCGGCTCCTTCCAGGCCCTGCTGACCAGTGAGTCCGCCGACGAGTTCGTCAACCGGGTGGCGATCCTCGAGACGATCGCCGGGCACCAGAACGGCGTCCTCCAGCAGGCGGCCCAGGCGAACGTCGCCGCCGCGCAGGCCCAGGCGGCCGCCCAGCAGGCCGCCGCGCAGGCCCAGGCCACCTATGACACCGCCCTCGGCCAGCAGGCCGAGCTCGAGCAGCAGATCGCCGACTACCGGGCGCAGTTCGAACGGCTCAGCGCCGCGGAGCGCCAGGCCGTCCTGGCCGCGCACCACCCCGCGGAGCCCTCCGCCGCCGAATCCTCCGCCGCAGAGCCCCCGGCCGAGCCCGAGCGCGCGAGCCGCAGCGAGCGGCAGGCCCCCGACCCCTCGGCCCCGGTGGTGGCCGGCAGCGGAGCGGTGCAGGTCGCCGTCGACACGGCCCTGGCCCAGCGCGGCAAGCCGTACGTGTGGGCGGCGACGGGCCCCGGGTCCTTCGACTGCTCGGGCCTGGTGCAGTACGCCTACCGCGCCGCAGGGATCAGCCTGCCGCGCGCCAGCCGCAACCAGGCCTCGATGGGCACGCAGGTGTCCCGCGCCGAGGCCCGCCCCGGCGACCTGGTCGCCTTCTACAGCCCGGTCAGCCACATCGGGATCTACCTCGGCAACGGCCAGATGGTGCACGCCCCGACCTCGGGCGACGTCGTGAAGATCGCCAGCGTGGACGGCATGGGCGCCACGCCGAAGTTCAACCGCATCGCCGGCTGA
- a CDS encoding YhjD/YihY/BrkB family envelope integrity protein: MSRAVRPGADEGSWDDAGPDGGRGLRAALRGVVPGVRARLVGRDLALIAAGLTFYAGIAVVPLLVLAFGLTAWLTSAERVQQLGTRLAELLPDELGAPDAVARLVDAGAELDLVGALLALLPMSLYGEGLRRALLRFSSRHEGMTGWRGRLAAVPLLLLTPVLLYPLLLAASLMADLAARGGFAATTGQVALGYYAVLAALTVPLAWGFRVVGGSRVRWPALTAGALFTAACLSGFLQGFVLFLALPLDLGAPFGGLDVVGGVVALGLWLFALHLVVLCGWLATQSLDQELARGSARGQAVGQPPVDPGLDLG, translated from the coding sequence GTGAGCCGGGCGGTCCGGCCGGGGGCCGATGAGGGGTCCTGGGACGACGCCGGCCCTGACGGCGGCCGCGGGCTCCGGGCCGCGCTCCGCGGCGTCGTCCCCGGCGTCCGCGCCCGGCTCGTGGGCCGCGACCTGGCCCTGATCGCGGCCGGGCTCACCTTCTACGCCGGCATCGCCGTCGTACCCCTGCTGGTCCTGGCCTTCGGGCTGACCGCCTGGCTCACCTCCGCCGAGCGGGTGCAGCAGCTCGGCACCCGGCTGGCCGAGCTGCTACCGGACGAGCTCGGCGCACCCGACGCGGTGGCGCGGCTGGTGGACGCCGGAGCCGAGCTGGACCTCGTGGGAGCGCTGCTGGCCCTGCTGCCCATGTCGCTCTACGGCGAAGGCCTCCGGCGGGCCCTGCTGCGCTTCAGCTCCCGGCACGAGGGCATGACCGGCTGGCGCGGACGGCTCGCCGCCGTGCCGCTGCTCCTGCTCACCCCGGTCCTGCTGTACCCCCTGCTGCTCGCCGCGTCCCTCATGGCCGACCTCGCCGCCCGCGGCGGGTTCGCGGCCACGACGGGCCAGGTGGCGCTGGGCTACTACGCGGTCCTGGCCGCGCTCACCGTGCCGCTGGCCTGGGGCTTCCGGGTCGTGGGCGGCAGCCGGGTGCGCTGGCCGGCCCTGACGGCGGGCGCGCTCTTCACCGCTGCCTGCCTGTCGGGGTTCCTGCAGGGGTTCGTGCTCTTCCTGGCGCTGCCCCTCGACCTCGGCGCACCGTTCGGCGGGCTCGACGTCGTCGGCGGGGTGGTGGCGCTGGGCCTGTGGCTGTTCGCGCTGCACCTCGTCGTGCTGTGCGGCTGGCTGGCCACCCAGTCCCTGGACCAGGAGCTTGCCCGCGGCTCAGCGCGGGGGCAGGCGGTCGGCCAGCCGCCGGTCGACCCAGGCCTGGACCTCGGCTAG